The proteins below come from a single Etheostoma spectabile isolate EspeVRDwgs_2016 chromosome 4, UIUC_Espe_1.0, whole genome shotgun sequence genomic window:
- the im:7151449 gene encoding complement decay-accelerating factor isoform X4 codes for MDVLVDTCGRARAGSLLLLYLFVVTAAADCPTPHEGGNMVLTNDALLLNDFLEGSEVTLECRNGYVIESGSGIMTCINGNWTQPDLTCKKKDCGPPRPQPNMSFNTSAGTLFGDTVKVVCDKGFKLSGSSFRKCYAFGWSGKANCSIVTCDKPGDVTNGRSSWDSQDQPKYGEIIQYVCNNGYTLVGKASIVCSETGRYDSPPPACEGVTTETVTPRSTPTEKETSPSTDSSATPTAHSTRSVTTSATPTASPSVRGGRDNVTAESTTTVTSMTSSLFRDKHDTNSSH; via the exons ATGGACGTTTTGGTGGACACCTGCGGACGGGCACGAGCCGGTTCTCTGCTGTTACTTTACCTTTTTGTGGTGACGGCTGCAG CCGACTGTCCTACGCCACATGAGGGGGGAAATATGGTCTTAACCAACGATGCCCTTCTATTGAATGACTTTCTAGAGGGTTCTGAGGTTACTTTAGAGTGTCGGAATGGATATGTTATAGAAAGTGGCTCTGGGATTATGACCTGCATTAATGGGAATTGGACTCAACCAGATCTCACCTGCAAAA AGAAGGACTGTGGTCCCCCTAGACCTCAGCCAAACATGAGCTTTAACACCAGCGCTGGTACTCTGTTTGGCGATACAGTAAAAGTAGTATGTGATAAAGG TTTCAAGCTCAGTGGATCGAGCTTCAGAAAGTGCTATGCGTTTGGGTGGAGTGGAAAAGCCAACTGTAGTA TTGTAACATGCGATAAACCTGGTGATGTAACCAATGGCAGAAGCTCATGGGATTCTCAAGATCAACCAAAATATGGAGAAATCATACAGTACGTCTGTAATAACGGATACACACTCGTTGGGAAAGCTAGCATTGTGTGCAGCGAAACTGGTAGATACGATTCTCCGCCTCCTGCATGCGAAG GTGTGACAACAGAAACAGTAACGCCAAGATCTACACCTACAGAAAAAG AAACGTCCCCTTCTACAGACTCATCTGCCACACCCACAGCTCACAGTACTAGATCTGTCACAACCAGTGCAACACCTACTGCCTCACCTTCAGTACGAG GTGGCAGAGACAATGTGACAGCTGAGAGCACAACCACGGTAACATCAATGACATCATCTTTATTTCGAG
- the im:7151449 gene encoding complement decay-accelerating factor, GPI-anchored isoform X3 → MDVLVDTCGRARAGSLLLLYLFVVTAAADCPTPHEGGNMVLTNDALLLNDFLEGSEVTLECRNGYVIESGSGIMTCINGNWTQPDLTCKKKDCGPPRPQPNMSFNTSAGTLFGDTVKVVCDKGFKLSGSSFRKCYAFGWSGKANCSIVTCDKPGDVTNGRSSWDSQDQPKYGEIIQYVCNNGYTLVGKASIVCSETGRYDSPPPACEETSPSTDSSATPTAHSTRSVTTSATPTASPSVRGGRDNVTAESTTTVTSMTSSLFRDKKKDAVDTNKDTGYMPVVVSVICVTVVACIIAFFLHKFLLKRKGSYDTREDLKPELLQFQNL, encoded by the exons ATGGACGTTTTGGTGGACACCTGCGGACGGGCACGAGCCGGTTCTCTGCTGTTACTTTACCTTTTTGTGGTGACGGCTGCAG CCGACTGTCCTACGCCACATGAGGGGGGAAATATGGTCTTAACCAACGATGCCCTTCTATTGAATGACTTTCTAGAGGGTTCTGAGGTTACTTTAGAGTGTCGGAATGGATATGTTATAGAAAGTGGCTCTGGGATTATGACCTGCATTAATGGGAATTGGACTCAACCAGATCTCACCTGCAAAA AGAAGGACTGTGGTCCCCCTAGACCTCAGCCAAACATGAGCTTTAACACCAGCGCTGGTACTCTGTTTGGCGATACAGTAAAAGTAGTATGTGATAAAGG TTTCAAGCTCAGTGGATCGAGCTTCAGAAAGTGCTATGCGTTTGGGTGGAGTGGAAAAGCCAACTGTAGTA TTGTAACATGCGATAAACCTGGTGATGTAACCAATGGCAGAAGCTCATGGGATTCTCAAGATCAACCAAAATATGGAGAAATCATACAGTACGTCTGTAATAACGGATACACACTCGTTGGGAAAGCTAGCATTGTGTGCAGCGAAACTGGTAGATACGATTCTCCGCCTCCTGCATGCGAAG AAACGTCCCCTTCTACAGACTCATCTGCCACACCCACAGCTCACAGTACTAGATCTGTCACAACCAGTGCAACACCTACTGCCTCACCTTCAGTACGAG GTGGCAGAGACAATGTGACAGCTGAGAGCACAACCACGGTAACATCAATGACATCATCTTTATTTCGAG ACAAGAAAAAAGATGCTGTAGATACTAACAAGGACACTG GATATATGCCTGTGGTAGTCAGTGTGATATGCGTTACAGTAG ttgcgTGTATAATTGCATTCTTTTTACACAAGTTTCTTCTGAAGAGAAAAGG CTCATATGACACCAGAGAAGACCTGAAGCCGGAGTTATTACAGTTCCAAAATCTTTAG
- the im:7151449 gene encoding complement decay-accelerating factor isoform X1: MDVLVDTCGRARAGSLLLLYLFVVTAAADCPTPHEGGNMVLTNDALLLNDFLEGSEVTLECRNGYVIESGSGIMTCINGNWTQPDLTCKKKDCGPPRPQPNMSFNTSAGTLFGDTVKVVCDKGFKLSGSSFRKCYAFGWSGKANCSIVTCDKPGDVTNGRSSWDSQDQPKYGEIIQYVCNNGYTLVGKASIVCSETGRYDSPPPACEGVTTETVTPRSTPTEKETSPSTDSSATPTAHSTRSVTTSATPTASPSVRGGRDNVTAESTTTVTSMTSSLFRDKKKDAVDTNKDTGYMPVVVSVICVTVVACIIAFFLHKFLLKRKGSYDTREDLKPELLQFQNL; this comes from the exons ATGGACGTTTTGGTGGACACCTGCGGACGGGCACGAGCCGGTTCTCTGCTGTTACTTTACCTTTTTGTGGTGACGGCTGCAG CCGACTGTCCTACGCCACATGAGGGGGGAAATATGGTCTTAACCAACGATGCCCTTCTATTGAATGACTTTCTAGAGGGTTCTGAGGTTACTTTAGAGTGTCGGAATGGATATGTTATAGAAAGTGGCTCTGGGATTATGACCTGCATTAATGGGAATTGGACTCAACCAGATCTCACCTGCAAAA AGAAGGACTGTGGTCCCCCTAGACCTCAGCCAAACATGAGCTTTAACACCAGCGCTGGTACTCTGTTTGGCGATACAGTAAAAGTAGTATGTGATAAAGG TTTCAAGCTCAGTGGATCGAGCTTCAGAAAGTGCTATGCGTTTGGGTGGAGTGGAAAAGCCAACTGTAGTA TTGTAACATGCGATAAACCTGGTGATGTAACCAATGGCAGAAGCTCATGGGATTCTCAAGATCAACCAAAATATGGAGAAATCATACAGTACGTCTGTAATAACGGATACACACTCGTTGGGAAAGCTAGCATTGTGTGCAGCGAAACTGGTAGATACGATTCTCCGCCTCCTGCATGCGAAG GTGTGACAACAGAAACAGTAACGCCAAGATCTACACCTACAGAAAAAG AAACGTCCCCTTCTACAGACTCATCTGCCACACCCACAGCTCACAGTACTAGATCTGTCACAACCAGTGCAACACCTACTGCCTCACCTTCAGTACGAG GTGGCAGAGACAATGTGACAGCTGAGAGCACAACCACGGTAACATCAATGACATCATCTTTATTTCGAG ACAAGAAAAAAGATGCTGTAGATACTAACAAGGACACTG GATATATGCCTGTGGTAGTCAGTGTGATATGCGTTACAGTAG ttgcgTGTATAATTGCATTCTTTTTACACAAGTTTCTTCTGAAGAGAAAAGG CTCATATGACACCAGAGAAGACCTGAAGCCGGAGTTATTACAGTTCCAAAATCTTTAG
- the im:7151449 gene encoding complement decay-accelerating factor isoform X2: MDVLVDTCGRARAGSLLLLYLFVVTAAADCPTPHEGGNMVLTNDALLLNDFLEGSEVTLECRNGYVIESGSGIMTCINGNWTQPDLTCKKKDCGPPRPQPNMSFNTSAGTLFGDTVKVVCDKGFKLSGSSFRKCYAFGWSGKANCSIVTCDKPGDVTNGRSSWDSQDQPKYGEIIQYVCNNGYTLVGKASIVCSETGRYDSPPPACEGVTTETVTPRSTPTEKETSPSTDSSATPTAHSTRSVTTSATPTASPSVRGGRDNVTAESTTTVTSMTSSLFRDKKKDAVDTNKDTGYMPVVVSVICVTVVACIIAFFLHKFLLKRKGSASGTVHIY; encoded by the exons ATGGACGTTTTGGTGGACACCTGCGGACGGGCACGAGCCGGTTCTCTGCTGTTACTTTACCTTTTTGTGGTGACGGCTGCAG CCGACTGTCCTACGCCACATGAGGGGGGAAATATGGTCTTAACCAACGATGCCCTTCTATTGAATGACTTTCTAGAGGGTTCTGAGGTTACTTTAGAGTGTCGGAATGGATATGTTATAGAAAGTGGCTCTGGGATTATGACCTGCATTAATGGGAATTGGACTCAACCAGATCTCACCTGCAAAA AGAAGGACTGTGGTCCCCCTAGACCTCAGCCAAACATGAGCTTTAACACCAGCGCTGGTACTCTGTTTGGCGATACAGTAAAAGTAGTATGTGATAAAGG TTTCAAGCTCAGTGGATCGAGCTTCAGAAAGTGCTATGCGTTTGGGTGGAGTGGAAAAGCCAACTGTAGTA TTGTAACATGCGATAAACCTGGTGATGTAACCAATGGCAGAAGCTCATGGGATTCTCAAGATCAACCAAAATATGGAGAAATCATACAGTACGTCTGTAATAACGGATACACACTCGTTGGGAAAGCTAGCATTGTGTGCAGCGAAACTGGTAGATACGATTCTCCGCCTCCTGCATGCGAAG GTGTGACAACAGAAACAGTAACGCCAAGATCTACACCTACAGAAAAAG AAACGTCCCCTTCTACAGACTCATCTGCCACACCCACAGCTCACAGTACTAGATCTGTCACAACCAGTGCAACACCTACTGCCTCACCTTCAGTACGAG GTGGCAGAGACAATGTGACAGCTGAGAGCACAACCACGGTAACATCAATGACATCATCTTTATTTCGAG ACAAGAAAAAAGATGCTGTAGATACTAACAAGGACACTG GATATATGCCTGTGGTAGTCAGTGTGATATGCGTTACAGTAG ttgcgTGTATAATTGCATTCTTTTTACACAAGTTTCTTCTGAAGAGAAAAGG CTCTGCAAGTGGAACCGTGCACATCTATTAA